Genomic segment of Panicum virgatum strain AP13 chromosome 9N, P.virgatum_v5, whole genome shotgun sequence:
GCTTGTTTTAATAACCAAGTAAAGGACATAAAACTTAAAATACCTTGAAACCAACTAGCATTggatacatttatatacataatCTTCAAGATTTCATCTTTGATAAATAAAAAACAGATGTAGCTGTATCTGTCAAGGAGCTAGCATCCTGCAGTGCAGCCCAACGTTTTTGTTAGTTGACTTTTACCTCAGAATAAAGTGTCTAGCAACAGTAGGTGGTCTATGCCACTTGTTTTCAATGCATTTGTGGAGGGCCCATATAGCAATTTCAATACTAATTACATTCACTGTTAGATATTAGGTATTCAAATGGAGTGTATGTTAACTGCAAGGGATGTTTTGTTTGTCACCAGTACTTAAATAGCAAGGGCCACAGAACTGATGGGTTCAAGCTGAGCCTATATCATGTTCCTAACAAGTGTGTACTTGACATCTCCACACTAATGTCATAGCCTTTACTGCTTATATTTGCATTTGATCATTTTCTTAAACATATGTTACATTTCCTGTACATAGTCTGTGGTTGCTGGCATAATCTTTATGAACCTCAGATTTAATTGCCCATTTTAAGCTTTGTGTCTGCTTCAGGCGTTCCTCGACTTTCGATGTTCTGTTATCGAAAGGCGTGCAAGATTTAAGCTTTCACAAGCCCTAGAAAGAAAACATATTGTGGAGGTAAATTGATTTAGGTCGCTTAGCTTCTTTGGACATTGAAAGGTCGATGATTTATTTACTTTGTGCAGGGCATTGTTGTTGGCCTCGACAATTTGGATGTTGTGATTCAAATAACACGAGAAACTTCAAACCATGCTGCAGCAACAGAAGCTTTAGTCAAGGGTAACTAAGCTAGTTGCCTTAAACTTTGCTCCAATGAAGCAAATTGCTTAAGGAATTCTAAGTCCTTGATGTTCCATGATGGAGTCAAGCAATTTTTTCCTCTTAACTATGGACAATCTAAACCTGCGCAGTTTTCCATTCAATGTCCCTTGGACATTAAAACTTGACACACAAAAAACCTGATGATAGAGAGATCATAAAATACTATAACAGATTTGTTTCATTTTCGTATATTTAATCTGAAATTACATATGCAGGATTTGGTCTTTCTGAGAAGCAAGCTGATGCTCTGTTGGACATCACACTAAGGAAGCTTACTTTCCTTGAGGTTTCTGCTTTTGAATTTTAGTATTTGCAGTAATTTGGTTAAAGTCGGTTCCTATTTCTCCTACCTGAAGGAACTAAACGGACCTCGTATTTTTGCAGCGGAAAAAGTTTGTTGATGAAGCTAAAACTTTGTCAGAGGAAATTTCTAAGTTAAATGACCTTCTGTCAAGCAAGAAGCTTATCTTCCAGGTTCGACATTTCCAACCATTTACAAACATTTCAATTCATTCTGTATGCACGTTTATCTGCTGTATATATAGCATATTATCTTCTGAACTGAATGAACACCTTTCTTGAGAATTGGAGGATTGCAAATGATTTAACATGGGTCTAATACTTTGTGTGCAATCTGCAATGTTAGTAAATAATCGCTGTAACTTGAAAGGACATGATACTTGGCCATAAAATTGGCTGTTTTCCCATTATCTTACCATAAGCCGCTGCCCACCAGGCTCTGGATAAAGGACTTAAACAAGTGCTACTGTACAGTAGGTTTTACTAAAGCACTAAGCTGTGTCATTTACAACCGTTCATTGTTTTATTATGAAATTGTTTGATCAACGTTACATGCTCGTTATTGTTCTTCCTTGATTGATGTTGCTGCATTGCTTTTATGGAGAACATAATTGATGAGGAACCAATGTTTTTGCTTCTATCTTTGATGCTATTTTACCTTTTTCCCTATTGAACAtagttggaggcttggagcaaATTCGAGGCTCCATGAAGTCAACACATCTTCACGTAGTTTCTGTTAATGTGCTTTAGTTCTTACACTCATGTTATTGAACACTGTTTTCGAGTCCTTTGTATAAGAGTATATCTGTGTTGTTAATAACTTATCTTGATCCTGACTTTGTATTTCTGATCTTAATTGTTCATCCTGTTGTTTTAGCTTATTCATCAAGAAGCTGCTGATTTGAAAAACAAGTTTTCTACACCCCGACGTTCTTTGATAGATGATTCAGTTAACATTGAAGTTGATGATATTGACATCATTCCAAACGAGGAAATGCTTTTGGTGCGAACATTTGTCCATTCTTACATTCGTGTTATCCAACATAGTTTTATCATTAATCATTAGTccattttgttttttgtttttgtctCACTTCAACTGATCAAACATCTATCACCTGAAGATTCTTAGTGAGAAAGGCTATGTGAAGCGGATGAACCCCAACACATTCAATTTGCAAAATCGAGGAACCATAGGAAAATCTGTTGGAAAGATGCGAATGAATGACACTGCATCTGATTTCATTGTCTGCCAGACACATGATCATGTTCTTTATTTCAGGTATGTGAACCAGGAGAAATTTCTTAATACATTGCCTTCTTAATGAGTACATCTTTTAGCATCTTTGGAATTTCTTTACTGTTAAGGTTTCTATGATGAGATTAAATCCATTTTACATAAGGTACATTAATTTCTCAACTAGAAAGGATCTTGAACCTACAAGTTATACTCCTGTAATTTGTTTGTTGCTTTTGACAGTTTACTTGGATGTCTTGTACTCAAGTGAATATATATTTCTCAACTCTCATGCAATTGTCATGGTGTTTATTCTCAGTGACAAGGGCATAGTATACTCAGCACGTGCTTATAAGATACCAGAATCTACGAGAACTGCTACTGGAACTCCTTTGGTACAGGTACAGTGATAAATGTTAATTTGGACTAATGAAACTCAGGAGCTGATATGCTGACCTTTGCTACTTCGTCATTGTTTAGCTGCTACCATTATCCGATGGAGAACGAATAACCTCCATCATTCCTGTGAGTGAATTTGGTGAAGACCAATATCTAGTGATGCTCACCGTTAATGGCTACATCAAGAAAGTTCCTCTTAATGCTTTTTCATCGATCAGATCTTCAGGGATCATATCAATTCAACTGGTATACCCTCTCATGTGCTTGCATCTCTTACACATAGCATACTTTTGGGTCATTGTTAAAATGTGGTACAACTTTTTATTCAATAATTGGCAAATGTTAGGTTCCTGGTGATGAGCTCAAATGGGTCCGTCGCTGTGGCAATGATGACCTGGTTGCATTGGCTTCACAAAAGGGGAAGGTTATAGTCAACTCATGCGATAAGGTAGGCTACAAACAAACATACATCTCGGTGATAAACTGATAATTGTATTGGTTGGTATGTTATTTACCCAATGGGAACTACTAGCAGGTTTATATTTTAAGTGTAGCTCCTTGGGATAAGCATTAAGTAATATCACAAAAAGTACACTTTTCCGGTAAACTATCAATCAttacctttttttcattttacaaATGATTTTGATGTCAAAGTAGCAATTATGTATAGGGTATCAGTAAATTCAGTTTTTTATGTCATTCAAATATGTTTGCATGACCACATGTGGATGTGCCTGCCATTTTTGGGTTGCTCTTAAATTATTTTCTTATATATTATTTACTATGCTTTACCCAGATTCGTCCCCTGGGAAGGAATACAAGGGGTGCTGGTGCGATGAAGCTAAAAGAAGGTGATAAGATGGCAGCCATGGATATAATTCCATCAACAGTGGACAAAATGCCTGAAAGTTATAGCAGCAGGTAATTTCATATATAGTTTCGGTCTTTGGGAAATTATCTAGTAACTGGCAGTGCCTAATATGGGTTTATAAAGTTTTATTAAAAAGAACAGACCCAGTGCTGGTAGCTCCCACGTGAGTGGGGTCTAGGGGCAGGAATAACTGAGGCAAGCCTTTCCCCTGCATGCAGGGAGGCCGCGTCGAACCTAGGACCTTTTGGCTCAGTGGGGTGACTTTAACCACTGCGCGAGGCCTGTCCTTCggtttataaaattttattagCTTTACAAAATGTGAGAAGAGTTTGACCATATTCTAAATCCTGAAAAATCCTTAACCAACCTTTTGCTTTCCTCAGAATTGGTTTACTGTTCATTAAACTTAGTTTCTACTTCCTGTTTCAAAGTCATATTAGTTTATGTATCTTCTCAGTTTGGATAATTCCTGTACTCTAGTACTGAACAATTTTGTTGTTAAATTATGAACGGCCACTCCAGGGTCAGAGATCGGAGTCCTCCATGGCTGCTTTTTATAGCTGAAAATGGTATTGGGAAACGGGTGCCCTTAAATGCATTCCGGCAATCAAGATTCAACGTTGTAGGTTTGGTAGGCTACAAGGTATAGTTAGCTTTTGCTCATCAGTTCATAAGTATTCTAAAAAAGTTCATAAGTATTCTAAAATCAGTGCTTTTGACTTGAAAACTTATTATAATGATGCATGGTTACTTTCTTGCTTCTTATGTACATTAAGAACCTTGATGTGCTTTGAAAGTTGAGGTGTGTGTTATATCATGCTATTTGACCTGATCAATCTGTTATGTTCTATTTTGTCTTTGCAGCTTCCAGCAGATTGTCGCTTAGCCGCTGTATTTGTTGCTGGTCTTTCACTCGGTGGTACAATTTCTCAACTTGTTCCCCTTTTTCATTGTTTTTATCTGTGTTACCCGGACACCCGTGTCTTAATTTTTTTGCCGAGTCAGATACCCCGCACCCGTGTCGGATTCCGACACCCGTGTCGGATTCCAAGTGTTATTTGCCGTGtcccaaaaaattctaacgaatCGGACACCTGCACCCGAGTCGGATATCGACACCCGCACCCGTGTCCATGTAACACTGGTTTTTATTTGCTTAACCACACACTGTTTCATACACCCATCATGACATTTGCTGTTGCCTGTGAATTCAATCGTAGATGATGGTGAAAGTGATGAGCAGGTTGTTTTAGTTAGCCAGAGCGGCACTGTAAACAGAATCAAGGTTAAAGATATATCCATCCAGTCTCGTTATGCGAGGTGAGTTAGATGCTATATAAAAGCCTGTAGTTTATTCGATTCTTTTCGAGTTAGATACTGTGATAATAGTTAATTTGTTTTTTCGGACTTTACTTTTTATGTTGCCCAATTGTTTCATCATGCTCTACTTTTGTTGGGCAACCCAGGGGAGTAATTCTGATGAGGCTGGAGCATGCTGGAAAGACACAGTCAGCTTCACTGATATCTGCAGCGGCAGCAGAAGTCGCTGAAGATTAATCTTGCTCCCAAGAGGCAAGTAGTTAGTCTAAAGTTAAAGCCCTGGGTGTGCACCGCATGGCAATACATTGAGCATGCATTTGAGGTTAATCCTGTCACCAGTAGGATTCAGTGATTTAGTTCCCACGCCAAAGGCTGGCGCAGTTAGTAGCTGATGATTTGGTGGATAGATCTCCTGTGGCCATTAACCTGTCAAGAGATGTAGGTTTTGTCAACACAGTATTCATGCGATGTGTGGTGGATGTAAAATGGCACGTTGGCTTGCAAAATTTTACCCCTCTACGGTATTTCCTCTTGGATTGGCCTTGGCTCCGATAAAATATAAGTTTCGGATGTGTTCATTGAACGTCTTAATATTTCTCGTTTCATCAAGGCAAAGAGCAATTATCAGCCACCTGAAAGGTCGAACCGAGTTCAGCATGTTTAAATTTGGCATAATTGGTTCCAAGACAATCCTTGTTACAGTCGAAATCTTTACAAGCCAGATTTGTGTTGGATTTAGCATGGCAAAAGCTGCATTTTTGCTTCAGTTATGTAGGTGAAAGAAACGTGACCCAAGCTGAAGTGGCATGCAGCCGCACATTTTTTTTCCAGGACACATATGGAGTATGGAAGAATGAAGAATCTCAAAAACATTAGGGAGCACGAAAAAAATCTCGTAACGCAACGTGATACTGCATACTGGCACGCATTCCTCCAACCAATTAGCTCAACGGAACTCTTTTAGCTGTTTGGTTCGAAACATCTCAAGACCCAAATTACACAAAAACAATTTAACTGTTAAATCTTAACCAAAGCTCAATAACTATTGAGCTCAGGGCATACACCTTACATACGGGAATAGCAACCCAACCTAATATCC
This window contains:
- the LOC120688000 gene encoding probable DNA gyrase subunit A, chloroplastic/mitochondrial, yielding MALSAALRVPLPRLLFLGPSASVLRAASRRRTAAAPAAALRFLTSSSPRSAPFSSRSARPLRSRRRDRDGDGRAAAAGGGVGGGGEGDGGGVAVKERVVPVELHKEATEAYMAYAMSVLLGRALPDVRDGLKPVHRRILYAMHEMGLASRRPFRKCARVVGEVLGKFHPHGDTAVYDSLVRMAQDFSMRYPLVQGHGNFGSIDADPPAAMRYTECRLDPLSEAMFLTDLELNTVDFVPNFDNSQKEPSLLPARVPSLLLNGSSGIAVGMATNIPPHNLGELVDALSVIIQNPEATLQELLECMPGPDFPTGGIILGNQGILEAYKSGRGRIVVRGKTDILTIDEKSKSTAIIIKEIPYQANKATLVEKIAELVEEKVLEGISDIRDESDRTGMRVVIELKRSADPAIVLNNLYRHTALQSSFSCNMVAILDGQPKLMGLKEILQAFLDFRCSVIERRARFKLSQALERKHIVEGIVVGLDNLDVVIQITRETSNHAAATEALVKGFGLSEKQADALLDITLRKLTFLERKKFVDEAKTLSEEISKLNDLLSSKKLIFQLIHQEAADLKNKFSTPRRSLIDDSVNIEVDDIDIIPNEEMLLILSEKGYVKRMNPNTFNLQNRGTIGKSVGKMRMNDTASDFIVCQTHDHVLYFSDKGIVYSARAYKIPESTRTATGTPLVQLLPLSDGERITSIIPVSEFGEDQYLVMLTVNGYIKKVPLNAFSSIRSSGIISIQLVPGDELKWVRRCGNDDLVALASQKGKVIVNSCDKIRPLGRNTRGAGAMKLKEGDKMAAMDIIPSTVDKMPESYSSRVRDRSPPWLLFIAENGIGKRVPLNAFRQSRFNVVGLVGYKLPADCRLAAVFVAGLSLGDDGESDEQVVLVSQSGTVNRIKVKDISIQSRYARGVILMRLEHAGKTQSASLISAAAAEVAED